The proteins below are encoded in one region of Doryrhamphus excisus isolate RoL2022-K1 chromosome 4, RoL_Dexc_1.0, whole genome shotgun sequence:
- the hint2 gene encoding histidine triad nucleotide-binding protein 2, mitochondrial isoform X2: MFYRHVFRTLLFPSRKMHLGGLQRFYRAQRPLCTGSDEVRLAEEASRKYGSQAPSIFSKIIDRSIPADIIYEDDKCLAFRDISPQAPVHFLVIPRKLIPRISQAHDDDAELLGHLLVVAKNVAEQESLTEGYRSSTTANTALSPSITSTSTCWGGDR; encoded by the exons ATGTTTTATCGACACGTCTTCCGGACACTTTTGTTCCCGAGCAGGAAGATGCACCTCGGCGGTTTGCAACGTTTTTACCGAGCGCAG AGGCCACTTTGTACCGGAAGCGATGAGGTCCGCCTGGCGGAGGAGGCCAGCAGGAAGTATGGCTCCCAGGCTCCAAGCATCTTCTCCAAGATCATAGACAGAAGCATCCCTGCAGACATCATCTATGAGGACGACAAG TGCTTGGCCTTTCGGGATATCAGTCCGCAGGCCCCGGTTCATTTCCTGGTAATTCCGCGGAAGCTCATTCCCAGGATAAGCCAAGCCCacgatgatgatgctgag CTCTTGGGACATTTACTGGTGGTGGCCAAGAACGTGGCCGAGCAGGAATCGCTAACAGAAGGCTACCGG TCATCAACGACGGCAAACACGGCGCTCAGTCCGTCTATCACCTCCACGTCCACGTGTTGGGGGGGAGACAGATGA
- the LOC131128653 gene encoding metalloproteinase inhibitor 2-like — protein MTWTVKSCVLPLVLLSMWWLQEGAAACLCAAVHLQTAYCNADVVIKVTVKGKTSGDFGKPTKYDVKLIKTFKGPKRSFDAIYTPSFPAACGVTLTKGVDYLITGKLAPDGSLHITLCDFIAPWKRLCKTQKGNLLKGYKKGCDCKITRCTSLPCKISSRAECSWTDFVMRSDNRQQAKHFACIKRRDGSCTWYSGVASSR, from the exons ATGACATGGACGGTGAAGAGTTGCGTGCTCCCCCTGGTGCTGCTGAGCATGTGGTGGCTGCAGGAAGGAGCAGCAGCCTGTCTGTGTGCTGCTGTGCATCTACAGACGGCGTATTGCAATGCAGACGTCG TCATCAAGGTGACAGTTAAAGGGAAGACGAGCGGCGACTTTGGCAAGCCCACAAAGTATGACGTCAAACTGATCAAG ACGTTCAAGGGCCCTAAAAGGAGTTTTGATGCCATCTACACTCCATCTTTCCCTGCCGCATGTGGAGTGACTCTGACCAAAGGTGTTGATTATCTTATCACAg GCAAACTGGCCCCTGACGGATCACTGCACATCACGCTGTGTGACTTCATTGCGCCCTGGAAGCGCCTGTGCAAGACTCAAAAGGGCAACTTGCTCAAGGGTTATAAAAAGGGCTGCGATTGCAAG ATCACTCGCTGCACCTCCCTCCCGTGCAAGATCAGTAGCCGAGCGGAGTGCTCGTGGACCGACTTTGTGATGAGGTCGGACAATAGACAGCAGGCCAAACATTTTGCTTGCATCAAGAGACGTGATGGTTCTTGTACCTGGTACAGTGGGGTTGCCTCATCCAGATGA
- the emb gene encoding embigin isoform X2 translates to MLASRMPLCVGIFLLFCRHINAKTEGHTLPPVESADQLPANVRSVVLKGKSHTDKVEVLHPINLTLQCTWTGNSNKMDNITGYWRKDGQDIDNSHTTLRLENQQYNLQRTFAITDEESLGRYSCMFGNDAKIDFVLAVPQISDVRDKPIVSYVGDSVVIVCKMDDAKPKPKTWFWFQANGTENAEIDAAAEPQKYEIKNDGRVTKLLLHNLTHADSGLFHCAAVYAIGAATSQVELKVITIYEPLKPFVAIVVEVLILVAAILLFERSQAKKRKAAASGSETADVEHATDGVTSTTTTPQGEANGVEETSSTRQRKV, encoded by the exons ATGCTGGCCTCCAGGATGCCTCTGTGCGTTGGCATCTTCCTGCTCTTCTGCAGACACATCAATGCAA AGACGGAGGGGCATACGCTGCCCCCAGTGGAGTCTGCCGACCAGCTCCCAGCAAACGTGCGGAGTGTCGTCTTAAAAG GTAAAAGCCACACCGATAAAGTGGAAGTGTTGCACCCCATTAACCTGACgctccaatgtacctggaccgGAAACTCCAACAAGATGGACAACATAACGGGATACTGGAGAAAAGATGGGCAGGATATTGACAACAGTCACACGACATTACGGCTGGAGAACCAGCAGTATAATCTACAAAGGAC GTTTGCTATTACAGATGAAGAAAGCCTTGGAAGATACTCGTGCATGTTTGGAAATGACGCAAAGATTGATTTTGTTTTGGCAG TGCCGCAGATCAGTGACGTGCGAGACAAACCCATCGTCAGCTATGTGGGAGACTCTGTGGTGATTGTGTGCAAAATGGACGATGCCAAGCCAAAGCCAAAAACCTGGTTCTGGTTTCAAGCCAACGGCACTGAAAAT GCCGAGATAGACGCAGCAGCGGAGCCTCAAAAGTACGAAATAAAAAACGACGGCAGGGTGACCAAACTGCTGTTGCACAATCTGACCCATGCAGACTCGGGTTTGTTTCACTGCGCGGCCGTCTACGCCATTGGCGCAGCCACCAGCCAGGTGGAGTTAAAG GTGATCACCATTTATGAGCCACTGAAGCCCTTTGTGGCCATCGTGGTGGAGGTGCTCATCCTGGTTGCTGCCATTCTGCTGTTTGAGAGGAGTCAGGCCAAGAAGCGCAAGGCAGCAG CTTCAGGGAGCGAAACGGCCGACGTTGAGCATGCTACTGACGGCgtcaccagcaccaccaccac CCCACAGGGAGAAGCCAATGGAGTGGAGGAGACGTCGTCCACCAGACAACGCAAAGTGTGA
- the mrps30 gene encoding 39S ribosomal protein S30, mitochondrial — protein MLFSISRAMGRCCDHCLVTLRHVNSRTSKSNMAARTPLSFRFPHNLLLPKNHKLVHTEAAVKEAVYPPIKPSLTAKSKSARQRQVEEQIERIKSSPVEEKLRLITRIQRKKFVVYPQTFARNADRWYQHFTKTAYIPGLPEKLLSQRPLVTGQENSQSAPTQVLGDEAFEEIRSLITRVILQEHWHVKKRKVFVYRHQELTEGPFLRTLFTALTHSLAVYNPLLLLCSLDRNPQVGFYWRRGERIIPKGHRRGSLEPTRFQIDDHPLCQIRITEQLPQMVPMEDSYSADVPVVPYAPNLMPLFKRQYTNHIFTGSKLPDPACYGHTQFHLVPDRYHRDRMARKQQSDQVEVFLRANALASLFAWTAAQACYQGFWNFEDVTRPFVSQAVITDGKFFSFFCYQLNTLALSAQADVDNPRKNLLWGTESMRLYEGVEDERVVGLNDDTVRLLVRFFLQQ, from the exons ATGTTATTTTCTATTTCACGTGCTATGGGGCGCTGTTGTGATCACTGCTTGGTTACATTGCGGCACGTGAACAGTAGAACAAGTAAAAGCAACATGGCGGCCCGCACACCGCTGTCCTTTCGCTTTCCTCACAACCTGCTTCTACCAAAGAACCACAAGCTCGTCCACACAGAGGCGGCTGTGAAGGAGGCTGTTTATCCGCCTATCAAGCCCTCTCTCACGGCCAAAAGCAAATCGGCCCGGCAGCGTCAAGTCGAAGAACAGATAGAGCGGATAAAATCGTCCCCGGTGGAGGAGAAGCTCCGGCTCATCACTCGCATCCAGCGGAAGAAATTCGTCGTTTACCCGCAGACGTTTGCCCGCAACGCGGATAGATGGTACCAGCACTTTACGAAGACCGCCTACATCCCCGGCTTGCCTGAGAAGTTACTCTCTCAGCGGCCGCTCGTCACCGGGCAGGAGAACTCCCAGTCTGCACCCACACAAGTCCTCGGCGATGAGGCGTTTGAGGAAATACGCTCTTTGATAACCCGCGTGATTTTACAAGAGCACTGGCATGTGAAAAAGCGCAAGGTGTTCGTGTACCGCCATCAGGAACTCACCGAGGGGCCTTTTCTGAGGACGTTGTTCACTGCCCTCACCCACAGTCTCGCCGTATACAACCCGCTGCTCCTCCTCTGCAGCTTGG aTCGAAACCCCCAGGTGGGCTTCTACTggaggagaggagagaggatCATCCCAAAGGGCCACAGGAGAGGAAGTCTGGAGCCCACCAGGTTCCAGATTGACGACCATCCGCTTTGTCAGATCAGGATAACAGAACAGCTGCCTCAG ATGGTCCCAATGGAGGATTCCTACAGCGCTGATGTCCCTGTCGTTCCCTACGCTCCCAACCTGATGCCTCTGTTCAAACGACAGTACACCAATCACATCTTCACAG GTTCTAAGCTTCCCGACCCAGCGTGTTACGGCCACACTCAGTTCCACTTGGTGCCAGACCGCTACCACAGAGACCGCATGGCCCGAAAGCAGCAGTCAGATCAAGTGGAGGTCTTCCTGAGAGCTAACGCCCTTGCAAGCCTCTTTGCCTGGACTGCAGCTCAAGCATGCTATCaag GTTTCTGGAACTTCGAGGATGTGACCCGACCCTTCGTGTCGCAGGCCGTGATCACCGACGGCAagttcttctccttcttctgctACCAGCTCAACACACTGGCTCTGTCGGCACAGGCAGACGTGGACAACCCCAGGAAGAACCTCTTGTGGGGCACGGAGAGCATGCGTCTCTACGAAGGCGTGGAGGATGAGCGGGTGGTGGGTCTGAACGATGACACCGTCAGGCTGCTGGTGCGCTTCTTCCTCCAGCAGTAG
- the emb gene encoding embigin isoform X3: MDNITGYWRKDGQDIDNSHTTLRLENQQYNLQRTFAITDEESLGRYSCMFGNDAKIDFVLAVPQISDVRDKPIVSYVGDSVVIVCKMDDAKPKPKTWFWFQANGTENAEIDAAAEPQKYEIKNDGRVTKLLLHNLTHADSGLFHCAAVYAIGAATSQVELKVITIYEPLKPFVAIVVEVLILVAAILLFERSQAKKRKAAASGSETADVEHATDGVTSTTTTEKPMEWRRRRPPDNAKCESTGRLCNKTQSNSSSKHLALLALNDKRQYPCCVLSFSWQ; this comes from the exons ATGGACAACATAACGGGATACTGGAGAAAAGATGGGCAGGATATTGACAACAGTCACACGACATTACGGCTGGAGAACCAGCAGTATAATCTACAAAGGAC GTTTGCTATTACAGATGAAGAAAGCCTTGGAAGATACTCGTGCATGTTTGGAAATGACGCAAAGATTGATTTTGTTTTGGCAG TGCCGCAGATCAGTGACGTGCGAGACAAACCCATCGTCAGCTATGTGGGAGACTCTGTGGTGATTGTGTGCAAAATGGACGATGCCAAGCCAAAGCCAAAAACCTGGTTCTGGTTTCAAGCCAACGGCACTGAAAAT GCCGAGATAGACGCAGCAGCGGAGCCTCAAAAGTACGAAATAAAAAACGACGGCAGGGTGACCAAACTGCTGTTGCACAATCTGACCCATGCAGACTCGGGTTTGTTTCACTGCGCGGCCGTCTACGCCATTGGCGCAGCCACCAGCCAGGTGGAGTTAAAG GTGATCACCATTTATGAGCCACTGAAGCCCTTTGTGGCCATCGTGGTGGAGGTGCTCATCCTGGTTGCTGCCATTCTGCTGTTTGAGAGGAGTCAGGCCAAGAAGCGCAAGGCAGCAG CTTCAGGGAGCGAAACGGCCGACGTTGAGCATGCTACTGACGGCgtcaccagcaccaccaccac GGAGAAGCCAATGGAGTGGAGGAGACGTCGTCCACCAGACAACGCAAAGTGTGAAAGCACAGGCAGGTTATGTAACAAAACACAAAGCAATAGTTCATCCAAACATTTAGCACTGTTAGCACTGAACGACAAAAGGCAATACCCATGTTGCGTCTTAAGTTTTAGTTGGCAGTGA
- the emb gene encoding embigin isoform X1 has product MLASRMPLCVGIFLLFCRHINAKTEGHTLPPVESADQLPANVRSVVLKGKSHTDKVEVLHPINLTLQCTWTGNSNKMDNITGYWRKDGQDIDNSHTTLRLENQQYNLQRTFAITDEESLGRYSCMFGNDAKIDFVLAVPQISDVRDKPIVSYVGDSVVIVCKMDDAKPKPKTWFWFQANGTENAEIDAAAEPQKYEIKNDGRVTKLLLHNLTHADSGLFHCAAVYAIGAATSQVELKVITIYEPLKPFVAIVVEVLILVAAILLFERSQAKKRKAAASGSETADVEHATDGVTSTTTTEKPMEWRRRRPPDNAKCESTGRLCNKTQSNSSSKHLALLALNDKRQYPCCVLSFSWQ; this is encoded by the exons ATGCTGGCCTCCAGGATGCCTCTGTGCGTTGGCATCTTCCTGCTCTTCTGCAGACACATCAATGCAA AGACGGAGGGGCATACGCTGCCCCCAGTGGAGTCTGCCGACCAGCTCCCAGCAAACGTGCGGAGTGTCGTCTTAAAAG GTAAAAGCCACACCGATAAAGTGGAAGTGTTGCACCCCATTAACCTGACgctccaatgtacctggaccgGAAACTCCAACAAGATGGACAACATAACGGGATACTGGAGAAAAGATGGGCAGGATATTGACAACAGTCACACGACATTACGGCTGGAGAACCAGCAGTATAATCTACAAAGGAC GTTTGCTATTACAGATGAAGAAAGCCTTGGAAGATACTCGTGCATGTTTGGAAATGACGCAAAGATTGATTTTGTTTTGGCAG TGCCGCAGATCAGTGACGTGCGAGACAAACCCATCGTCAGCTATGTGGGAGACTCTGTGGTGATTGTGTGCAAAATGGACGATGCCAAGCCAAAGCCAAAAACCTGGTTCTGGTTTCAAGCCAACGGCACTGAAAAT GCCGAGATAGACGCAGCAGCGGAGCCTCAAAAGTACGAAATAAAAAACGACGGCAGGGTGACCAAACTGCTGTTGCACAATCTGACCCATGCAGACTCGGGTTTGTTTCACTGCGCGGCCGTCTACGCCATTGGCGCAGCCACCAGCCAGGTGGAGTTAAAG GTGATCACCATTTATGAGCCACTGAAGCCCTTTGTGGCCATCGTGGTGGAGGTGCTCATCCTGGTTGCTGCCATTCTGCTGTTTGAGAGGAGTCAGGCCAAGAAGCGCAAGGCAGCAG CTTCAGGGAGCGAAACGGCCGACGTTGAGCATGCTACTGACGGCgtcaccagcaccaccaccac GGAGAAGCCAATGGAGTGGAGGAGACGTCGTCCACCAGACAACGCAAAGTGTGAAAGCACAGGCAGGTTATGTAACAAAACACAAAGCAATAGTTCATCCAAACATTTAGCACTGTTAGCACTGAACGACAAAAGGCAATACCCATGTTGCGTCTTAAGTTTTAGTTGGCAGTGA
- the hint2 gene encoding histidine triad nucleotide-binding protein 2, mitochondrial isoform X1, whose protein sequence is MFYRHVFRTLLFPSRKMHLGGLQRFYRAQRPLCTGSDEVRLAEEASRKYGSQAPSIFSKIIDRSIPADIIYEDDKCLAFRDISPQAPVHFLVIPRKLIPRISQAHDDDAELLGHLLVVAKNVAEQESLTEGYRVVINDGKHGAQSVYHLHVHVLGGRQMTWPPG, encoded by the exons ATGTTTTATCGACACGTCTTCCGGACACTTTTGTTCCCGAGCAGGAAGATGCACCTCGGCGGTTTGCAACGTTTTTACCGAGCGCAG AGGCCACTTTGTACCGGAAGCGATGAGGTCCGCCTGGCGGAGGAGGCCAGCAGGAAGTATGGCTCCCAGGCTCCAAGCATCTTCTCCAAGATCATAGACAGAAGCATCCCTGCAGACATCATCTATGAGGACGACAAG TGCTTGGCCTTTCGGGATATCAGTCCGCAGGCCCCGGTTCATTTCCTGGTAATTCCGCGGAAGCTCATTCCCAGGATAAGCCAAGCCCacgatgatgatgctgag CTCTTGGGACATTTACTGGTGGTGGCCAAGAACGTGGCCGAGCAGGAATCGCTAACAGAAGGCTACCGGGTGG TCATCAACGACGGCAAACACGGCGCTCAGTCCGTCTATCACCTCCACGTCCACGTGTTGGGGGGGAGACAGATGACATGGCCGCCAGGATGA
- the LOC131128500 gene encoding flavin reductase (NADPH)-like, which translates to MKIAVLGATGQTGQFVVSQALQQGHAVTALVRDPAKLNMHHDNLKVVEANIFSADSLKPHFKGVDVIFSCLGFPTSFFSSVTGYTLSMMAVIRAMQEARVNRIITMTSWYTDPNSGTQSPYLIRFLLLPLIRSVLTNMFEMEQFLQSVHDINWTVVRPPGLKNLPSSALEVLTHEGYFVPDSSGRPVGSTIGRGDVARFMLSLLNNNAWVRKGVAIITK; encoded by the exons ATGAAGATTGCCGTGCTGGGAGCCACTGGGCAGACTGGGCAGTTTGTGGTGAGCCAGGCGCTGCAGCAGGGCCACGCCGTCACCGCTCTGGTCCGGGACCCAGCCAAACTGAACATGCACCATGACAACCTCAAG GTGGTGGAAGCGAACATCTTCTCGGCGGACAGCCTCAAGCCTCATTTTAAAGGCGTGGACGTGATCTTCTCATGCCTGGGCTTCCCCACCTCCTTCTTCTCCAGTGTGACGGGATACACCCTATCCATGATGGCCGTGATCAGGGCGATGCAGGAGGCACGGGTCAACAGGATCATCACCATGACGTCCTGGTACACTGACC CCAATTCAGGAACTCAGTCGCCGTACCTGATCCGCTTCCTGCTGCTGCCCCTGATCCGAAGCGTCCTCACCAACATGTTCGAGATGGAGCAGTTTCTGCAGAGCGTCCACGACATCAACTGGACCGTGGTTCGTCCGCCCGGTCTCAAGAACCTGCCCTCCTCAG CGCTGGAGGTCTTGACCCATGAGGGTTACTTTGTGCCTGACAGCAGCGGCCGCCCGGTGGGTAGCACCATAGGGCGGGGGGACGTGGCCCGCTTCATGCTGTCCCTTCTCAACAATAACGCCTGGGTCAGGAAGGGTGTCGCCATCATCACCAAATGA
- the LOC131128499 gene encoding long-chain-fatty-acid--CoA ligase ACSBG2-like — MGDAALSNGLTADVKSMSRLNGDLASPTLTIDSTSESRSGTRSGTSAEEQDRPNPEPKAIPLRPQVVAAAALTPAEQLWTTSRDQAVRLRMEASGPAADTPITVHQMFLETVESFGSHPALAHKKDGQWVTLTWRQYYDQCRAAAKSFLKLGLERYHGVGILGFNAPEWFIADMGCIFAGGLATGIYTTNSPAACQDVAANSEANILVVENHMQLQKILQVKHELTHLKAIVQYKGELQERLPSLYTWAEFMKLGQDIPDKDLDDSINSLRANECCTLIYTSGATGPPKGVMLSHDNLTWTAQQAGLIVDLKYAEESVVSYLPLSHVAAQVNDMYITMRFGATTYFAEPDALKGSLVTTLKEVSPTSFLGVPRIWEKMEEKMKAAGAKASPLKKRAANWAKSIGLQYNNSAMHGENRVPWGFTLANQVVFKKVQAALGLQRCRILFTGSAPISKDTLEFFMSLNMPLMELYGMSESSGPHTVSTHSDYQTGSCGKAMPGCKVKLDNQDNKENGEICFWGRNIYMGYLNKPDKTAEALDQDGWLHSGDLGKFERNFLFITGRKKEILITAGGENVAPVPIENSVKAEMNIVSNAMLIGDRRKFLSMLLTLKCVVNENGEPTDQLTDEVMEFCQQIGVSATRVSEIIDNKEPAVYKAIQEGMERINAKAISNAQKVQKFVILAKDFSIPGGELGPTMKLRRPIVLNMYLDKIDEMYAEEKK, encoded by the exons ATGGGTGATGCTGCGTTGAGCAACGGGCTGACGGCCGATGTGAAGAG CATGTCACGCCTAAATGGGGACCTGGCTTCGCCTACTCTCACCATCGACTCCACTTCAGAGTCCAGAAGCGGGACACGGAGCGGAACCTCGGCTGAAGAACAGGACAGACCCAACCCAG AGCCAAAGGCCATACCGTTGAGGCCGCAGGTTGTCGCGGCGGCCGCCCTGACTCCGGCAGAGCAGCTGTGGACCACCAGCAGGGACCAGGCGGTCAGGCTGAGGATGGAGGCCTCGGGGCCCGCGGCGGACACCCCCATCACCGTGCATCAAATGTTCCTGGAGACGGTGGAGAGCTTCGGGAGTCACCCGGCCTTGGCCCACAAGAAGGATGGCCAGTGGGTGACGCTGACCTGGAGGCAGTACTACGACCAGTGTCGAGCAGCCGCCAAGAGCTTTCTGAAG CTGGGCCTGGAGCGGTACCACGGCGTGGGGATCCTGGGGTTCAACGCCCCCGAGTGGTTCATCGCGGACATGGGTTGCATCTTCGCCGG GGGCCTGGCAACGGGAATTTACACTACCAACTCACCCGCAGCTTGCCAGGACGTGGCGGCAAATTCAGAAGCCAACATCCTGGTCGTGGAGAACCACATGCAGCTACAGAAAATCCTGCAG GTCAAACATGAGCTGACACATCTTAAAGCGATTGTCCAATATAAAGGAGAGCTGCAGGAGAGGCTACCATCCCTCTATACG TGGGCAGAATTCATGAAGCTGGGCCAGGATATCCCCGACAAAGACCTGGATGATTCCATCAATAGTCTTCGAGCTAACGAATGCTGTACCCTCATCTATACGTCAGGAGCCACTGGTCCGCCGAAAGGAGTCATGCTGAGCCACGACAAT CTCACGTGGACGGCCCAACAAGCAGGACTCATAGTCGACCTGAAATATGCTGAGGAGTCTGTGGTCAGTTATTTACCGCTCAGCCACGTGGCAGCACAAGTCAACGACATGTACATAACCATGAGGTTTGGTGCCACCACCTATTTCGCAGAACCCGACGCCCTCAAG GGATCATTGGTAACCACATTAAAAGAGGTGTCTCCTACCTCCTTCCTTGGAGTTCCTCGCATTTGGGAGAAGATGGAGGAGAAAATGAAGGCTGCTGGAGCCAAGGCGTCCCCACTGAAGAAGAGAGCAGCCAACTGGGCCAAGTCCATCGGACTGCAGTACAACAACAGCGCCATGCACGG GGAGAATCGTGTTCCATGGGGCTTCACACTGGCTAACCAAGTGGTCTTCAAGAAGGTGCAAGCCGCCCTGGGCCTGCAGCGCTGCAGGATATTGTTCACAGGCTCGGCCCCCATCTCCAAAGACACACTGGAGTTTTTCATGAGCCTCAACATGCCTTTGATGGAACTGTACGGCATGAGCGAAAGCAGCGGTCCGCACACCGTCTCCACACATTCCGACTACCAGACGGGCAG CTGTGGGAAGGCCATGCCGGGCTGCAAGGTCAAGCTGGACAATCAAGACAACAAAGAGAACGGCGAGATCTGCTTCTGGGGCAGAAACATCTACATGGGCTACCTCAACAAGCCTGACAAAACAGCAGAGGCGCTGGACCAAGACGGATGGCTGCACTCTGGTGACCTGGGAAAGTTTGAGCGAAACTTCCTGTTTATCACAGGAAGGAAAAAGG AAATCCTCATTACTGCAGGAGGCGAGAACGTGGCGCCCGTGCCGATCGAGAACTCGGTGAAAGCTGAGATGAACATCGTCAGCAACGCCATGCTGATTGGCGACAGACGCAAGTTCCTGTCCATGCTGCTCACGCTCAAA TGTGTCGTGAATGAAAACGGCGAACCGACGGACCAGCTGACCGACGAGGTCATGGAATTCTGCCAGCAGATTGGCGTCAGCGCCACCAGGGTGTCAGAGATCATTGACAACAAGGAGCCAGCCGTATACAAGGCCATCCAGGAGGGCATGGAGCGCATCAACGCCAAGGCCATATCCAATGCCCAGAAGGTCCAAAAGTTTGTCATCCTGGCAAAAGATTTCTCCATCCCTGGAGGGGAGCTCG gccCCACTATGAAGCTGAGGAGACCCATTGTTCTCAACATGTACCTGGACAAAATCGATGAGATGTACGCCGAGGAGAAAAAATAG